The Comamonas sp. GB3 AK4-5 genome includes a region encoding these proteins:
- a CDS encoding biotin carboxylase N-terminal domain-containing protein: MFKKILIANRGEIACRVAASARRMGVRTVAVYSDADADAKHVAACDEAVHIGGSAPKDSYLRWERILEAAKATGAEAIHPGYGFLSENEDFAQACQAAGLVFIGPPASAIRAMGLKAESKQLMEKAGVPLVPGYHGADQNPEMLHKEADRIGYPVLIKASAGGGGKGMRLVEKSEDFAAALASCQREAINSFGNDAVLIEKYVLRPRHIEIQVFGDTQGNCVYLFERDCSVQRRHQKVLEEAPAPGMTEALRKQMGEAAVAAAKAVNYVGAGTVEFIVEQPGGYEAPEQMKFYFMEMNTRLQVEHPVTEAITGEDLVAWQLQVAAGKPLPKQQSELRIIGHAIEARICAENPGNGFLPATGSLHVYRKPACTSFEIGEVRVDDGVREGDAISPFYDSMIAKLIVRGDTREQALARLDAALEQTHIVGLATNVQFLRKVIRSNAFATAQLDTALIERERPVLFGQDPVGRELAVAAAVAATLAWEQGLQSADPFSQRDGWSMYGRQQRYFQFSHQGSELAATLVYAQGDTPAQLGVAEVGAQAAGQPQPLQWKALDGGCLDLQLGALRTSANVYVQGDAVAVFTPAGGTQLTAVDLMAHAGDSGTEGGRLTAPMPGKLVSFAVKAGDAVTKGQALAVMEAMKMEHTIAAPADGVVEELLYAPGDQVAEGVELIKITTP; this comes from the coding sequence ATGTTTAAAAAAATTCTGATCGCCAACCGCGGTGAAATCGCCTGCCGTGTGGCCGCCTCCGCTCGCCGCATGGGCGTGCGCACCGTGGCCGTGTATTCCGATGCCGACGCCGATGCCAAGCATGTGGCGGCCTGCGATGAGGCCGTGCACATCGGCGGCAGCGCGCCCAAGGACAGCTATCTGCGCTGGGAGCGCATTCTGGAAGCGGCCAAGGCCACGGGTGCTGAGGCCATCCACCCCGGCTACGGTTTTCTGTCGGAGAACGAAGACTTTGCCCAGGCCTGCCAGGCCGCTGGCCTGGTCTTCATCGGCCCGCCCGCATCGGCGATTCGCGCCATGGGCCTGAAGGCCGAGTCCAAGCAGCTGATGGAAAAAGCCGGCGTGCCCCTGGTGCCCGGCTACCACGGAGCCGACCAGAACCCCGAGATGCTGCACAAAGAGGCCGACCGCATTGGCTACCCCGTGCTCATCAAGGCCAGCGCCGGCGGCGGTGGCAAGGGTATGCGCCTGGTGGAAAAGAGCGAAGACTTTGCCGCCGCCCTGGCCAGCTGCCAGCGCGAGGCCATCAACAGCTTTGGAAACGATGCCGTGCTGATCGAGAAATATGTGCTGCGCCCGCGCCATATTGAGATTCAGGTGTTTGGCGACACCCAGGGCAACTGCGTCTACCTGTTCGAGCGCGATTGCTCGGTGCAGCGCCGCCACCAGAAGGTGCTGGAAGAAGCCCCGGCCCCCGGCATGACCGAGGCCTTGCGCAAGCAAATGGGCGAGGCCGCTGTGGCAGCGGCCAAGGCCGTGAACTATGTGGGTGCGGGCACGGTGGAATTCATCGTCGAGCAGCCCGGCGGCTATGAGGCCCCCGAGCAGATGAAGTTCTACTTCATGGAGATGAACACCCGCCTGCAGGTGGAGCACCCCGTGACCGAGGCCATCACCGGTGAAGACCTGGTGGCCTGGCAGCTGCAAGTGGCCGCCGGCAAGCCTTTGCCCAAGCAGCAGTCCGAGCTGCGCATCATTGGCCATGCCATCGAGGCCCGCATCTGCGCCGAGAACCCCGGCAACGGCTTTTTGCCCGCCACCGGCTCTCTGCATGTCTACCGCAAGCCGGCCTGCACCAGCTTTGAAATCGGTGAGGTGCGCGTGGACGACGGCGTGCGCGAAGGCGATGCCATCAGCCCCTTCTATGACTCCATGATCGCCAAGCTCATCGTGCGCGGAGACACGCGCGAGCAGGCACTGGCGCGGCTGGATGCGGCGCTGGAGCAGACCCATATCGTGGGCCTGGCCACCAATGTGCAGTTTCTGCGCAAGGTGATCCGCAGCAATGCCTTTGCCACGGCACAGCTGGATACGGCGCTGATCGAACGCGAGCGCCCCGTGCTGTTTGGCCAGGACCCCGTGGGTCGCGAGCTGGCCGTGGCCGCCGCCGTGGCGGCAACCCTGGCCTGGGAACAAGGCCTGCAAAGCGCCGACCCCTTTAGCCAGCGCGATGGCTGGAGCATGTATGGCCGCCAACAGCGTTATTTCCAGTTCAGCCACCAGGGCAGCGAACTGGCTGCCACCCTGGTCTATGCCCAGGGCGACACCCCGGCCCAGCTGGGTGTAGCGGAAGTCGGGGCCCAGGCCGCAGGCCAGCCCCAGCCGCTGCAATGGAAGGCCTTGGACGGTGGCTGCTTGGACCTGCAACTGGGCGCGCTGCGCACCAGCGCCAATGTCTATGTGCAGGGCGATGCCGTGGCCGTTTTCACCCCCGCAGGCGGCACGCAGCTGACGGCCGTGGACCTGATGGCCCATGCCGGCGACAGCGGCACCGAAGGTGGGCGCCTCACGGCCCCCATGCCGGGCAAGCTGGTGTCGTTTGCCGTCAAGGCCGGCGATGCCGTGACCAAGGGCCAGGCCCTGGCCGTGATGGAAGCCATGAAGATGGAGCACACCATTGCCGCGCCGGCCGATGGCGTGGTGGAGGAGCTGTTGTATGCGCCAGGTGACCAGGTGGCTGAGGGTGTGGAGTTGATCAAAATCACCACCCCCTGA
- a CDS encoding Na+/H+ antiporter, whose translation MHTVETVLLVLMLGAVTGIAARYMRAIPLPLIQIALGAVIAWPQKGLHISFDPELFLLLFIPPLLFADGWRIPKREFFAMAKPILLLAFGLVCFTVLGLGYFIHWMIPSIPLTVAFALAAVVSPTDAVAVSAITRNLGMPSKTMHMLEGESLLNDASGLVAVKFAVAATLTGVFSWDAVAKDFTWMAVGGLGIGALLGWGFSRMRDTVTRRVGDVAATQMVLLLVLLPFAAYIVGEKIGVSGILAAVAAGIATNFADLDRSNFISERLQTEGTWGMVESAFNGAIFLLLGLQLPSIMGATLLSAGHDGWRLLGYVAVISFALLLLRWIWITLGVHGALRKAHREGRMTEKPSALLNLATTMAGIRGAVTLAAALSIPVHMRGGVPFPERDLLIFLATGVILFTLVLAAITLPLILRRMPPHEDTETQHEERHARAVACKAAIASLTLTEEEAQRHDEQWLAQYQEVVGRITQEYRNRIHLVDDSGVANSTEAQRDTPELVQDRRLRYLREMELRLRCIQVERDTLYGERQAHRINDETLRAMVSELDMAEVAMRKRLVVARRAAGLPIDGH comes from the coding sequence ATGCACACCGTTGAAACCGTTTTGCTGGTACTGATGCTGGGGGCCGTGACAGGCATTGCCGCACGGTATATGCGCGCCATCCCCCTGCCCCTGATTCAAATCGCCCTGGGCGCTGTGATTGCCTGGCCCCAGAAGGGCCTGCACATCAGCTTCGACCCGGAGCTGTTTTTGCTGCTGTTCATTCCGCCGCTGCTGTTTGCCGACGGCTGGCGCATTCCCAAGCGCGAATTCTTTGCCATGGCCAAGCCCATCTTGCTGCTGGCCTTTGGCCTGGTGTGCTTCACGGTGCTGGGTCTGGGTTATTTCATCCATTGGATGATTCCCTCGATTCCGCTCACCGTGGCCTTCGCCCTGGCCGCCGTGGTCTCGCCCACCGACGCCGTGGCTGTCTCGGCCATCACCCGCAACCTGGGCATGCCCAGCAAGACCATGCACATGCTGGAGGGTGAGTCGCTTCTGAACGATGCCTCCGGCCTGGTGGCCGTGAAATTTGCCGTGGCCGCCACGCTGACGGGTGTTTTCTCGTGGGACGCCGTGGCCAAGGACTTCACCTGGATGGCCGTGGGCGGCCTGGGCATAGGCGCCCTGCTGGGCTGGGGTTTCAGCCGCATGCGCGACACCGTCACCCGCCGCGTGGGCGATGTGGCCGCCACGCAGATGGTGCTGCTGCTGGTGCTGCTGCCGTTTGCGGCCTATATCGTGGGCGAAAAAATTGGCGTCTCGGGCATTCTGGCTGCCGTGGCCGCCGGTATCGCCACCAACTTTGCCGACCTGGACCGCAGCAACTTCATCTCGGAGCGGCTGCAGACCGAGGGCACCTGGGGCATGGTGGAGTCGGCCTTCAACGGCGCCATTTTCTTGCTGCTGGGCCTGCAGCTGCCCTCCATCATGGGCGCCACCCTGCTGAGCGCCGGCCATGACGGCTGGCGTTTGCTTGGCTATGTGGCAGTGATCTCGTTTGCCCTGCTGCTGCTGCGCTGGATCTGGATCACGCTGGGCGTGCATGGTGCGCTGCGCAAGGCCCACCGCGAAGGCCGCATGACCGAAAAGCCCTCGGCCCTGCTGAACCTGGCCACCACCATGGCCGGCATACGCGGCGCGGTGACGCTGGCGGCGGCATTGTCGATTCCCGTCCACATGCGCGGCGGCGTGCCCTTTCCCGAACGGGATCTGCTGATTTTTCTGGCCACCGGCGTGATTTTGTTCACCCTGGTGCTGGCCGCCATCACCCTGCCCCTGATCCTGCGCCGCATGCCCCCGCATGAGGACACCGAGACCCAGCACGAAGAGCGCCATGCACGCGCCGTCGCCTGCAAGGCCGCCATTGCCAGCCTGACGCTGACCGAGGAAGAGGCCCAGCGCCACGACGAGCAGTGGCTGGCCCAGTACCAGGAAGTGGTGGGGCGCATCACCCAGGAATACCGCAACCGCATCCACCTGGTGGACGACAGCGGCGTGGCCAACTCCACCGAAGCCCAGCGCGACACGCCCGAGCTGGTGCAGGACCGCCGCCTGCGCTATTTGCGTGAGATGGAACTGCGCCTGCGCTGCATCCAGGTGGAGCGCGACACGCTGTACGGTGAACGCCAGGCCCACCGCATCAATGACGAGACGCTGCGCGCCATGGTCAGCGAGCTGGACATGGCCGAGGTCGCCATGCGCAAACGCCTGGTCGTGGCCCGCCGCGCGGCCGGCCTGCCCATAGACGGACATTGA
- a CDS encoding DUF2799 domain-containing protein has protein sequence MSTRTHQRLSRLAVVLSCSLLLGACAGMDAQECRDTDWAYLGQLDAMEGKLDLETRAKRHFKACKKNGVAMDVRAYQQGWMHGLKRFCTPESGKAYAESGRKVQMGYCPAQLEAAFLQGYSPVRERYEMQQAVADLDRRIDAKKKELREARDAKNSASHIAYVQKDLRDLQLEMVQLKLKLAQ, from the coding sequence ATGTCAACTCGAACTCATCAACGCCTGTCGCGCCTGGCCGTGGTGCTGTCCTGCAGCCTGCTGCTGGGCGCCTGCGCGGGCATGGACGCCCAGGAATGCAGGGACACGGACTGGGCTTATCTGGGGCAGCTCGACGCCATGGAGGGCAAGCTGGATCTGGAGACCCGCGCCAAGCGCCACTTCAAGGCCTGCAAGAAAAACGGTGTGGCCATGGATGTGCGCGCCTACCAGCAGGGCTGGATGCATGGGCTGAAGCGCTTCTGTACGCCCGAAAGCGGCAAGGCCTATGCCGAAAGCGGCCGCAAGGTCCAGATGGGCTATTGCCCGGCACAGCTCGAAGCCGCTTTTCTGCAAGGCTATTCTCCCGTCCGTGAGCGCTATGAAATGCAGCAGGCCGTAGCCGATCTGGACCGCCGCATCGACGCCAAGAAAAAAGAGCTGCGCGAGGCGCGGGACGCCAAAAACAGTGCCAGCCATATCGCCTATGTGCAAAAGGACTTGCGCGACCTGCAGCTGGAGATGGTGCAGCTCAAGCTCAAACTGGCGCAGTAA
- a CDS encoding YbaK/EbsC family protein: MCGSELHALPEGVQRVSRFLQDAGHPHAPQMLDGAARTSQEAADQLGTAVGQVAKSVIFKRKEDGAHVLVVAAGDRRVDEKKLAALVGKVGRADADYVKERTGFSIGGVSPVAHAQQPVVLIDASLARFEVLWAAAGHPHAVFPLSMAALQQLTGAPVVDVVQASAGEGA, from the coding sequence ATGTGTGGATCAGAACTTCACGCCTTGCCCGAAGGGGTACAGCGCGTCAGCCGTTTTTTGCAGGATGCCGGCCATCCCCATGCGCCGCAGATGCTGGATGGCGCGGCGCGCACCTCGCAAGAGGCTGCTGACCAGTTGGGCACTGCCGTGGGCCAGGTGGCCAAGAGCGTGATCTTCAAGCGCAAGGAAGACGGTGCCCATGTGCTGGTGGTGGCTGCGGGCGACCGCCGCGTGGACGAGAAAAAGCTGGCCGCCCTGGTGGGCAAGGTGGGCCGAGCGGACGCCGACTATGTGAAGGAGCGCACGGGATTTTCCATCGGTGGCGTCAGCCCCGTGGCCCATGCGCAGCAGCCGGTGGTGCTCATCGATGCCAGCCTGGCGCGCTTTGAGGTGCTGTGGGCTGCGGCAGGCCATCCGCATGCGGTGTTCCCACTGTCCATGGCCGCGCTGCAGCAGCTGACCGGTGCGCCGGTGGTGGATGTGGTGCAGGCCTCGGCCGGGGAGGGTGCATGA
- a CDS encoding hydroxymethylglutaryl-CoA lyase: MHNYPQRVKLVDVGPRDGLQNEKQPVPAAVKVELVHRLQNAGLTEIEVTSFVSPKWVPQMADNAEVMAAVQRKPGVRYSVLTPNLKGFEAAVLSKPDEIVVFGAASEAFSQKNINCSIAESIERFAPVVEAARAAGIYVRGAMSCTVGCPYEGEIAPERVAYLAGLMKGIGVQHVGVADTIGVGTPIKVRKAIEATLQHYDIHDVSGHFHDTYGQALSNTLAALAMGVWQFDTSVAGLGGCPYAKGATGNVATEDVVYMLHGMGIETGIDLDKLIDAGAYISEHLGRPTQSRVAKAILAKRAG, from the coding sequence ATGCATAACTATCCCCAACGCGTGAAACTGGTCGACGTGGGCCCGCGCGACGGCCTGCAAAATGAAAAGCAACCCGTGCCTGCGGCCGTCAAGGTGGAGCTGGTGCACCGCTTGCAAAACGCGGGCCTGACCGAGATCGAGGTCACCAGTTTTGTGTCGCCCAAATGGGTGCCGCAAATGGCCGACAACGCCGAGGTGATGGCGGCTGTGCAGCGCAAGCCCGGTGTGCGCTACAGCGTGCTCACGCCCAATCTGAAAGGCTTTGAGGCGGCCGTGCTGTCCAAGCCCGATGAGATCGTGGTGTTTGGTGCGGCCAGCGAGGCCTTCAGCCAGAAGAACATCAACTGCTCCATAGCCGAGAGCATCGAGCGCTTTGCCCCGGTGGTGGAAGCGGCGCGTGCCGCCGGCATCTATGTGCGCGGCGCCATGAGCTGCACCGTGGGCTGTCCTTATGAGGGCGAGATTGCACCCGAGCGCGTGGCCTATCTGGCCGGCCTGATGAAGGGCATTGGCGTGCAGCATGTGGGTGTGGCCGACACCATTGGCGTGGGCACCCCCATCAAGGTGCGCAAGGCCATCGAAGCCACGCTGCAGCATTACGACATCCACGATGTTTCCGGCCATTTCCATGACACCTATGGCCAGGCCCTGTCCAACACCCTGGCCGCGCTGGCCATGGGCGTGTGGCAGTTCGATACCTCGGTGGCGGGCCTGGGTGGCTGCCCCTATGCCAAGGGCGCCACTGGCAATGTGGCCACCGAAGACGTGGTCTACATGCTGCATGGTATGGGCATTGAGACCGGCATCGATCTGGACAAGCTGATCGACGCCGGCGCCTATATCAGCGAGCACCTGGGCCGGCCCACGCAGTCGCGGGTGGCCAAGGCCATCTTGGCCAAGCGCGCGGGCTGA
- a CDS encoding 2-hydroxyacid dehydrogenase, with product MRVTFCCKDTKAEPWLEGLRAALPDAELSVWQPGAPQADYAVVWAPPQQFMDEQPGLKALFNIGAGVDALMQLKLPPQAQVVRLDDAGMSVQMAEYVSQAVIRYFRELDGYEADMRAGRWAFRKPRARADFTVGVMGLGVLGARVAKALTVFDFPVLGWSRSPKAVEGVRTLHGSQGFAEFLAQTRVLVNLLPLTPETENILNRANLSQLQRGAYVINVARGGHLVEEDLLALLAEGQIAGATLDVFRQEPLPAGHPFWSEPGITLTPHTSARTLRDESIAQIVRKVAAMSRGEAVVGMVDRERGY from the coding sequence ATGAGAGTCACTTTTTGTTGTAAGGACACCAAGGCCGAGCCTTGGCTGGAAGGTTTGCGCGCCGCATTGCCGGATGCGGAGCTCAGCGTGTGGCAGCCGGGTGCGCCCCAGGCGGATTACGCCGTGGTCTGGGCGCCGCCCCAGCAGTTCATGGACGAGCAGCCAGGGCTGAAGGCCTTGTTCAACATCGGCGCCGGTGTGGATGCGCTGATGCAGCTCAAGCTCCCGCCACAGGCCCAGGTGGTGCGCCTGGATGATGCCGGCATGTCGGTGCAGATGGCCGAATATGTGAGCCAGGCCGTGATCCGCTATTTCCGCGAGCTGGATGGTTATGAGGCCGATATGCGCGCCGGCCGTTGGGCATTTCGCAAGCCGCGTGCGCGTGCCGATTTCACCGTGGGGGTAATGGGCCTGGGCGTGCTGGGCGCGCGCGTGGCCAAGGCGCTGACGGTGTTTGACTTCCCCGTGCTGGGCTGGAGCCGCTCGCCCAAGGCCGTGGAGGGCGTGCGCACTTTGCATGGCAGCCAAGGTTTTGCCGAGTTTCTGGCCCAGACCCGGGTGCTGGTGAACCTGCTGCCGCTGACGCCGGAGACCGAGAACATTCTGAACCGCGCCAACCTCAGCCAGTTGCAGCGCGGCGCCTATGTCATCAACGTGGCGCGTGGCGGCCATCTGGTGGAAGAAGACCTGCTGGCGCTGCTGGCCGAGGGCCAGATTGCCGGCGCCACGCTGGACGTGTTCCGCCAGGAACCACTGCCTGCCGGCCACCCGTTCTGGAGCGAGCCAGGTATCACGCTGACGCCCCACACCTCGGCACGCACGCTGCGCGATGAAAGCATTGCCCAGATTGTCCGCAAGGTGGCGGCCATGAGCCGTGGCGAGGCGGTGGTCGGCATGGTGGACAGAGAGCGTGGGTATTGA
- a CDS encoding DUF1289 domain-containing protein yields MSCPPAQEALLYKARQVLAQGLLETEAAEAPPSPCISVCRMDEDRSHCVGCLRTLEELRLWGKTDAATQRQIWHAVLQRCELTP; encoded by the coding sequence ATGAGCTGTCCTCCCGCACAAGAAGCGCTGTTGTACAAGGCGCGCCAGGTGCTGGCGCAAGGCTTGCTGGAGACGGAAGCTGCCGAGGCCCCGCCGTCACCCTGCATCTCCGTGTGCCGCATGGATGAGGATCGCAGCCACTGCGTGGGCTGTTTGCGCACGCTGGAGGAGTTGCGTCTCTGGGGCAAGACGGACGCCGCCACGCAGCGCCAGATCTGGCATGCCGTGCTGCAACGTTGTGAGCTCACCCCCTGA
- a CDS encoding carboxyl transferase domain-containing protein, translated as MNILGTQLNPRSADFLANAAAMQAVVNDLRARCEQVAQGGGEAARAKHVARGKLLPRERVQRLLDPGTPFLEVAPLAALNMYGNDAPGAGMIAGIGRVSGVDCMVVCNDATVKGGTYYPMTVKKHLRAQEIAQQNRLPCIYLVDSGGANLPNQDDVFPDRDHFGRIFFNQANMSAEGIAQIAVVMGSCTAGGAYVPAMSDESIIVKNQGTIFLGGPPLVKAATGEVVSSEDLGGGDVHTRLSGVADHLAHNDLHALALARQTVANLNKNKAQMPADQAPQAPLFEAKELYGVIPVDTRKPFDVREIIARIVDGSQFDEFKARFGSTLVCGFARVEGMQVGIIANNGILFSESAVKGAHFIELCCQRKIPLVFLQNITGFMVGRKYENEGIARHGAKLVTAVATAAVPKFTIIIGGSFGAGNYGMCGRAYSPRFLWMWPNARISVMGGEQAASVLATVKRDGIEGKGGSWSAEEEEAFKAPIRQQYEDQGHPYYATARLWDDGVIDPADTRRVLALGLSASRNAPVEDTKFGVFRM; from the coding sequence ATGAACATTCTGGGAACGCAACTGAACCCGCGCTCGGCGGACTTTTTGGCCAATGCGGCTGCCATGCAGGCCGTGGTGAACGACCTGCGCGCGCGCTGCGAACAGGTGGCGCAAGGCGGCGGCGAGGCCGCCCGCGCCAAGCATGTGGCACGCGGCAAGCTGCTGCCGCGCGAGCGCGTGCAGCGCCTGCTGGACCCCGGCACGCCTTTTCTGGAAGTGGCACCGCTGGCCGCGCTGAACATGTATGGCAACGACGCGCCGGGCGCCGGCATGATTGCCGGCATAGGCCGCGTCAGTGGTGTGGACTGCATGGTGGTGTGCAACGACGCCACCGTGAAGGGCGGCACCTACTACCCCATGACGGTGAAAAAGCACCTGCGGGCCCAGGAGATTGCCCAGCAAAACCGCCTGCCCTGCATCTATCTGGTGGATTCCGGCGGTGCCAACCTGCCTAACCAAGATGATGTGTTTCCCGATCGCGATCACTTCGGCCGCATCTTCTTCAACCAGGCCAATATGAGCGCAGAGGGCATTGCCCAGATCGCTGTGGTCATGGGCTCTTGCACCGCTGGCGGCGCCTATGTGCCGGCCATGAGCGATGAATCCATCATCGTCAAAAACCAGGGCACCATCTTCCTGGGCGGCCCGCCGCTGGTAAAGGCCGCCACCGGCGAGGTGGTGAGCAGCGAAGACCTGGGCGGTGGCGATGTGCACACGCGCCTGTCCGGCGTGGCCGATCACCTGGCGCACAACGATTTGCACGCCCTGGCCCTGGCCCGCCAGACCGTGGCGAATTTGAATAAGAACAAGGCGCAAATGCCTGCGGACCAAGCACCGCAAGCTCCGCTTTTTGAAGCAAAAGAGCTGTACGGCGTGATCCCGGTGGACACGCGCAAGCCCTTTGATGTGCGCGAAATCATTGCCCGCATCGTGGATGGCAGCCAGTTCGACGAATTCAAGGCCCGCTTTGGCTCCACCCTGGTCTGCGGCTTTGCGCGCGTCGAAGGCATGCAGGTGGGCATCATCGCCAACAACGGCATTCTGTTTTCCGAATCGGCCGTCAAGGGCGCGCACTTCATCGAGCTGTGCTGCCAGCGCAAGATTCCGCTGGTGTTTTTGCAGAACATCACCGGCTTTATGGTAGGCCGCAAGTACGAGAACGAAGGCATTGCCCGCCATGGCGCCAAATTGGTCACGGCCGTGGCCACGGCAGCCGTGCCCAAGTTCACCATCATCATTGGCGGCAGCTTTGGCGCCGGCAACTACGGCATGTGCGGCCGCGCCTACTCGCCGCGCTTTTTGTGGATGTGGCCCAACGCCCGCATCTCCGTCATGGGCGGCGAGCAGGCGGCCAGCGTGCTGGCCACCGTCAAGCGCGACGGCATCGAGGGCAAGGGCGGCAGCTGGAGTGCGGAAGAGGAAGAGGCTTTCAAGGCACCCATCCGCCAGCAGTATGAAGACCAGGGCCACCCCTATTACGCCACGGCCCGCCTGTGGGACGATGGCGTCATCGATCCCGCCGACACCCGCCGCGTGCTGGCCCTGGGCCTGTCGGCCAGCCGCAATGCGCCGGTGGAAGACACCAAGTTCGGCGTGTTCCGCATGTAA
- a CDS encoding enoyl-CoA hydratase/isomerase family protein encodes MTHRYLTLTVNAGVATVTLTQPEIRNAFSDEVIVEITDAFRTAGEHPDVRAIVLAAEGPAFCAGANLNWMRRMADYSREENLQDAGALAEMLRTIYACPKPTIARIQGDVYAGGMGLVAACDMAVASNNAGFCLSEVKIGLVPGTIAPYVLRAMGARASHRYFLTGERFDAAEALRIGFVHQVVEDAEALDGAVDGLLKSLLAAGPEAVKACKQLVQDVAGRDIDAPLIASTVEVIADIRASEEGKEGVQAFLNKRKPKWLGTP; translated from the coding sequence ATGACCCACCGTTACCTGACTCTGACCGTCAACGCTGGCGTGGCCACGGTCACGCTGACCCAGCCGGAAATCCGCAACGCCTTCAGCGACGAGGTGATTGTCGAAATCACCGATGCTTTTCGCACGGCGGGCGAGCACCCCGATGTGCGCGCCATTGTGCTGGCGGCGGAAGGCCCTGCGTTCTGTGCTGGCGCCAACCTGAACTGGATGCGCCGCATGGCCGACTACAGCCGCGAAGAAAACCTGCAGGATGCGGGCGCGCTGGCCGAGATGCTGCGCACCATCTACGCCTGCCCCAAGCCCACGATTGCCCGCATCCAGGGCGATGTCTATGCCGGTGGCATGGGCCTAGTGGCGGCCTGCGATATGGCTGTGGCGTCGAACAACGCAGGTTTTTGCCTGTCCGAAGTGAAGATCGGCCTGGTGCCCGGCACCATCGCTCCCTATGTGCTGCGCGCCATGGGCGCACGCGCCAGCCACCGCTACTTTCTGACCGGGGAGCGCTTTGATGCGGCCGAGGCGCTGCGCATCGGTTTTGTCCACCAGGTGGTGGAAGACGCCGAGGCCCTGGATGGTGCTGTGGACGGCCTGCTCAAGTCGCTGCTGGCGGCCGGCCCCGAGGCGGTCAAGGCCTGCAAGCAACTGGTGCAGGACGTGGCCGGGCGCGACATCGATGCCCCCTTGATTGCCTCCACCGTGGAGGTGATTGCCGACATCCGCGCCAGCGAGGAAGGCAAGGAAGGCGTGCAGGCGTTCCTGAATAAACGCAAGCCGAAATGGTTGGGCACCCCCTGA
- a CDS encoding 2-hydroxychromene-2-carboxylate isomerase — protein MREITFYLDFVSPYAWLAFAKLPDTLEGISCHVRYRPVLLGALLQQHGNPGPAGIAPKRAWTYRHAEWLGQAQGTPLQIPQQHPFNPLPLLRLALACSDDGCINRFTADALFRHVWEGGGDALAPERLAALRTRLAEQLRSDAQAPARAKELLRANTDAALEAGVFGVPTFSVDGHGFFGLDGLPMLGAYLRGEPWFATDRWDHAAAVPSGLTKGLA, from the coding sequence ATGCGCGAGATCACGTTCTATTTGGACTTTGTGTCGCCTTATGCCTGGCTGGCCTTTGCCAAGCTGCCGGATACGCTGGAGGGCATCAGCTGCCATGTGCGTTATCGCCCGGTGCTGTTGGGCGCTTTGCTACAACAACACGGCAACCCCGGTCCGGCCGGCATTGCGCCCAAGCGTGCCTGGACTTATCGCCATGCCGAGTGGTTGGGCCAGGCCCAGGGCACGCCGCTGCAGATACCGCAGCAACACCCTTTCAACCCCCTGCCTTTGCTGCGGCTGGCGCTTGCATGCAGCGATGACGGCTGCATCAACCGCTTTACGGCCGATGCCCTGTTTCGCCATGTGTGGGAGGGCGGTGGTGATGCGCTGGCGCCGGAGCGCTTGGCCGCATTGCGCACCCGCCTGGCCGAGCAGTTGCGCAGCGATGCACAGGCGCCGGCACGCGCCAAGGAGCTGCTGCGTGCCAACACCGATGCGGCGTTGGAGGCCGGTGTATTTGGTGTGCCCACATTCAGCGTGGACGGGCACGGTTTCTTCGGCCTGGATGGCCTGCCCATGTTGGGTGCCTATCTTCGCGGCGAGCCCTGGTTTGCCACGGACCGCTGGGACCATGCCGCCGCCGTTCCCTCAGGGTTAACGAAGGGCCTGGCGTGA
- a CDS encoding DinB family protein produces the protein MDPISHFTTLAGYGQWATGRLLDAVALLPEAEYRRDVGLFFHSIHGTLNHLLVTEHHLWFVRFSEGVSPKVALDTELEPDRATLDASLRSLAERWAPWLGTVPAARWAQNLDYTTMRGIPASLPFAAMLTHVFNHGTHHRGQITAALTQMGQPCPELDLVYYLQSLGRP, from the coding sequence ATGGACCCCATCAGCCACTTCACCACCTTGGCCGGCTACGGCCAATGGGCCACGGGGCGGCTGCTGGACGCCGTGGCGCTGCTGCCAGAGGCGGAGTACCGGCGTGATGTGGGTTTGTTTTTTCACAGCATCCACGGCACGCTCAACCACCTCTTGGTGACCGAGCACCATTTGTGGTTTGTGCGCTTTTCAGAAGGCGTGTCGCCCAAGGTGGCGCTGGATACCGAGCTGGAGCCAGACCGCGCCACACTGGATGCCAGCTTGCGCAGCCTGGCCGAGCGCTGGGCGCCCTGGCTGGGCACGGTGCCTGCCGCGCGCTGGGCGCAAAACCTGGACTACACCACCATGCGGGGCATACCGGCAAGCCTGCCTTTTGCCGCCATGCTGACCCATGTGTTCAACCATGGCACACACCACCGCGGCCAGATCACGGCGGCGCTGACCCAGATGGGCCAGCCCTGCCCAGAGCTGGACCTGGTGTACTACCTGCAAAGCCTGGGCAGGCCATGA